One genomic region from Lynx canadensis isolate LIC74 chromosome E1, mLynCan4.pri.v2, whole genome shotgun sequence encodes:
- the LOC115501586 gene encoding basic salivary proline-rich protein 2-like, whose amino-acid sequence MAFSSRFAFWEQKVKEEDKTLPKPGPPGKEEGALEGSSKDSRGPSRSPQPPTSPVPSETSQRAKSPAPTLAMNGLGAASAEGPSEEAQGLSRKRVANAVRKVVSKVLPGEEPGSAKEPSSRGVRSPEHPARGKRGEKAPGPKPPPPPPPPPPPKPEAKKEAAKDELSVGLRSLMSRGRAKDHKPRGRQSPGKGEKPSSQEPGSSGKPGSPAKPGIPEKQCSPALPEELADPGSAGPKSNLTGLPQSKSPAPDVQQEVPECITNLPRPHHPRWKARRPRSQLPRASSTRPHD is encoded by the exons ATGGCCTTTTCATCAAGGTTCGCCTTCTGGGAGCAAAAG GTTAAAGAGGAGGACAAAACTCTGCCGAAGCCTGGCCCCCCTGGCAAGGAGGAAGGGGCT CTAGAGGGCAGCTCAAAGGACAGCAGGGGTCCATCTAGGAGTCCTCAGCCTCCTACCAGCCCTGTACCGTCAGAGACTTCCCAGAGAGCCAAGAGCCCTGCACCCACACTCGCCATGAATGGCCTGGGGGCTGCCTCAGCAGAAGGCCCAAGTGAGGAGGCCCAGGGCCTGTCCCGGAAGAGAGTGGCAAACGCAGTTAGGAAGGTGGTGAGCAAGGTGCTGCCTGGTGAGGAGCCTGGGAGCGCCAAGGAGCCTTCAAGCAGAGGGGTCAGGTCCCCTGAGCACCCAGCTCGAGGCAAGAGGGGAGAAAAGGCCCCTGGTCCCAAGCcaccacctcctccacctccccctcctccacctaaGCCTGAAGCAAAGAAGGAGGCAGCCAAGGATGAACTCTCTGTGGGTCTACGGAGCCTGATGTCTCGGGGCAGGGCCAAGGACCACAAGCCCCGTGGCAGGCAGTCTcctgggaagggggagaagcCCTCCAGCCAGGAGCCAGGCTCCTCAGGGAAACCAGGCTCCCCGGCCAAGCCTGGAATCCCAGAGAAGCAGTGCTCCCCTGCCCTGCCGGAAGAGCTGGCGGACCCGGGCTCCGCTGGCCCGAAGTCGAACCTGACTGGATTGCCGCAGTCCAAGTCACCAGCCCCTGACGTGCAGCAGGAGGTACCCGAGTGTATCACTAACCTCCCACGCCCTCACCACCCTCGTTGGAAGGCCAGGCGCCCTCGCAGCCAGCTTCCCCGGGCCTCCTCAACCCGCCCGCATGACTGA